A DNA window from Providencia huaxiensis contains the following coding sequences:
- the paaG gene encoding 2-(1,2-epoxy-1,2-dihydrophenyl)acetyl-CoA isomerase PaaG, with the protein MTNEAMILTTLENGVLTVTLNRPDRLNSFNDEMHRQLSEAIKIAERDETVRCLVITGAGRGFCAGQDLNDRNVSVGSEVPDLGFSVETYYNPLIRRLTALPKPIICAVNGVAAGAGAAIALVGDIVIAAKSANFIQSFCRLGLVPDSGGSWFLPQLAGHARAMGMALLGDKISAEQALQWGMIWQVTENEELINTAQQLAQHLATQPTYGLGLIKKAIYAAATNTLDEQLNLERDLQRLGGRSEDYREGVNAFLNKREPQFKGR; encoded by the coding sequence ATGACCAATGAAGCAATGATCCTCACTACGTTAGAAAATGGGGTTCTCACCGTCACTCTCAATCGCCCTGATAGATTGAATAGCTTTAATGATGAAATGCATCGCCAGCTCAGTGAAGCGATCAAAATAGCAGAACGCGATGAAACCGTACGCTGTTTAGTGATCACTGGCGCAGGCCGTGGATTTTGTGCCGGACAAGATCTAAATGATCGCAATGTGAGCGTGGGGAGTGAAGTTCCTGATCTCGGTTTTTCTGTTGAAACTTACTATAACCCCTTGATCCGTCGCCTAACCGCACTACCGAAACCGATTATTTGCGCGGTCAATGGTGTTGCCGCAGGTGCAGGCGCTGCCATTGCACTCGTGGGCGATATTGTTATCGCAGCAAAAAGTGCCAATTTTATTCAATCTTTTTGCCGCCTTGGCTTGGTTCCTGACTCAGGGGGGAGCTGGTTTTTACCTCAGTTAGCAGGCCATGCACGAGCAATGGGGATGGCGTTATTAGGCGACAAAATAAGTGCAGAACAAGCATTACAGTGGGGAATGATTTGGCAGGTGACTGAAAATGAAGAACTCATTAATACCGCTCAACAGCTTGCACAACACCTTGCAACCCAACCTACTTATGGCTTAGGGCTTATCAAAAAGGCCATTTATGCCGCAGCAACTAATACTCTTGATGAGCAACTCAACCTTGAGCGTGACTTACAGCGCCTTGGCGGGAGAAGTGAAGATTATCGCGAAGGGGTTAATGCTTTTTTAAATAAACGTGAACCACAGTTTAAAGGAAGATAA
- the paaF gene encoding 2,3-dehydroadipyl-CoA hydratase PaaF, which produces MENHWILSQQHNRVLTLTLNRPEVRNALSTACLELLVQHLEQAQINDEIGAIVITGNPRFFAAGADLKELQQQTVANAITDKRPQVWRRLSMISKPIISAANGYALGAGFELLLASDIIIAGESARFGLPEITLGLMPGAGGTQRLIRAVGKSLAMQMVLTGEPISAKHALQAGLISEICVDKLVLERAQKLAERIAMHAPLAVQAAKASLVHSQENHLTEGLQLERQYFVTLAGTNDRREGIEAFFEKRKPQFTGQ; this is translated from the coding sequence ATGGAAAACCATTGGATTTTATCACAACAACATAACCGAGTTTTGACTCTCACGTTAAACCGTCCAGAAGTGCGTAATGCCCTGAGCACCGCCTGTTTAGAGTTGCTGGTTCAGCACCTCGAACAAGCACAAATAAATGATGAGATCGGGGCGATCGTGATCACCGGCAATCCGCGTTTTTTCGCGGCCGGTGCCGACCTTAAAGAACTACAGCAACAAACCGTTGCTAACGCGATCACCGATAAACGTCCCCAAGTTTGGCGCAGGTTATCGATGATATCAAAGCCCATTATTAGTGCTGCGAATGGTTATGCTCTAGGGGCAGGTTTTGAATTATTACTCGCCAGCGACATCATTATTGCCGGTGAATCAGCTCGCTTCGGGTTACCCGAAATTACTCTGGGTTTAATGCCAGGCGCGGGAGGAACACAGCGTTTAATCCGTGCGGTGGGCAAATCCCTCGCCATGCAAATGGTACTAACGGGTGAACCGATCAGTGCAAAACATGCGTTGCAAGCAGGGTTAATCAGCGAAATTTGTGTGGATAAATTAGTGCTAGAACGCGCCCAAAAACTGGCAGAGCGCATCGCGATGCATGCGCCTTTAGCCGTACAAGCCGCAAAAGCCTCACTGGTGCATTCTCAAGAAAACCACCTTACCGAAGGGTTACAACTTGAGCGCCAATACTTTGTGACTTTAGCGGGGACGAACGATCGACGTGAAGGGATCGAGGCATTCTTCGAAAAACGAAAACCTCAATTTACAGGACAATAA
- the paaE gene encoding 1,2-phenylacetyl-CoA epoxidase subunit PaaE has product MTVFHRLSIAAIERDTPEAVAITFNVPDALREQYHYRPGQHLTLKASINGENLRRCYSICSSPDENTLKIGVKAIYEGRFSNFVNQELQVGDSLDVMVPQGQFGYQPEADTHAHYLAVAAGSGITPLLSIIKATLQTEPKSSFVLIYGNRNSRSVMFKESIADLKNRFSTRFQVLYLFSQEQQDSELLSGRISQQQLSALGKTLLNFKQFNRAFICGPDSMMDEVHDTLVGYGMPKEYVHTERFNTSGTKFKPATAMTSETRQVSIHLDGRTMDIAMDSQDDSILDAALRQGADLPYACKGGVCATCKCKLRSGEVEMGVNYSLEPDQIAAGYILSCQAWPKGDGVVLDFDV; this is encoded by the coding sequence ATGACTGTATTTCATCGTTTAAGTATTGCTGCCATTGAGCGTGACACCCCTGAAGCTGTCGCCATTACTTTTAACGTACCAGATGCATTACGAGAGCAATATCATTACCGCCCAGGGCAACATCTCACACTGAAGGCCTCTATTAATGGCGAAAACCTACGTCGCTGTTATTCCATTTGCAGTTCACCGGATGAAAACACACTAAAAATTGGGGTGAAAGCCATTTACGAAGGGCGCTTCTCTAATTTCGTTAACCAAGAGCTACAAGTTGGCGATAGCCTTGATGTCATGGTTCCCCAAGGGCAATTTGGTTACCAGCCAGAGGCAGATACCCACGCACACTACCTTGCCGTTGCTGCAGGCTCTGGGATCACACCATTGCTCTCCATCATTAAAGCCACATTACAAACTGAGCCAAAAAGCAGTTTTGTGTTGATTTATGGTAACCGCAATAGCCGCTCTGTGATGTTTAAAGAAAGCATCGCAGACCTGAAAAACCGTTTTTCTACACGCTTTCAAGTTCTCTATTTATTTAGCCAAGAACAACAGGATAGCGAACTACTCAGTGGCAGAATTAGCCAACAGCAGCTCAGTGCATTAGGCAAAACCTTATTGAATTTTAAACAATTTAACCGAGCGTTCATTTGTGGGCCTGACAGCATGATGGATGAAGTGCATGACACTTTAGTCGGCTATGGCATGCCAAAGGAATATGTTCACACCGAGCGTTTCAACACTTCAGGCACCAAATTCAAACCCGCAACCGCCATGACTAGCGAAACACGCCAAGTCAGTATTCACCTTGATGGCAGAACCATGGACATTGCCATGGATAGTCAAGATGACAGTATTTTGGATGCCGCACTGCGCCAAGGCGCGGATTTACCCTACGCCTGTAAAGGGGGCGTTTGCGCAACCTGCAAATGTAAATTGCGCTCTGGTGAAGTGGAAATGGGGGTCAATTACAGCCTTGAGCCTGACCAAATCGCTGCGGGGTACATCCTTAGCTGCCAAGCGTGGCCAAAAGGCGATGGTGTTGTTCTAGACTTTGACGTGTAG
- the paaD gene encoding 1,2-phenylacetyl-CoA epoxidase subunit PaaD — MEQRLQYRELQSPQVHQIWQQLHQIPDPELPALSITDLGMIRNVLPAAQGWKVIFTPTYSGCPATEFLINEIKTVLGNAGFPNIDIEILLTPAWTTDWMNQDAKRRLREFGIAPPQGTSCEHPEHKGAVRCPRCDSEQTEKISEFGSTACKALYRCTECLEPFDYFKCI; from the coding sequence ATGGAACAGAGACTGCAATATCGCGAGCTTCAATCGCCCCAGGTTCACCAGATCTGGCAACAGCTTCACCAAATACCCGATCCTGAGCTACCCGCACTCTCTATTACTGATCTCGGCATGATCCGCAATGTGCTACCTGCAGCTCAGGGTTGGAAAGTTATTTTTACACCTACCTACTCAGGTTGCCCAGCAACTGAATTTTTAATCAATGAAATCAAAACTGTTCTAGGTAATGCCGGTTTTCCAAACATCGACATCGAAATTCTGTTAACCCCAGCTTGGACAACAGATTGGATGAATCAAGATGCGAAAAGGCGCTTGCGTGAATTCGGTATCGCACCACCACAAGGTACGTCCTGCGAGCACCCAGAACACAAAGGTGCGGTTCGTTGCCCACGTTGTGACAGCGAGCAGACCGAAAAAATTAGTGAATTTGGTTCCACTGCATGTAAGGCATTGTATCGATGCACTGAATGCTTAGAACCGTTTGATTACTTTAAATGTATTTAG